The following are encoded together in the Mammaliicoccus vitulinus genome:
- a CDS encoding helix-turn-helix transcriptional regulator, which yields MLYITTISCKIGRGEQTITLSSVKDIRKNLNLNQKDMSKLLGITGQYYNMIENNKKQPSVAITKKIGSIIDVE from the coding sequence ATGTTATATATAACAACTATAAGTTGTAAAATAGGGAGGGGTGAACAAACCATTACTTTGTCTTCTGTAAAAGATATTAGAAAGAATTTAAACCTTAATCAAAAGGATATGTCAAAATTATTAGGTATAACAGGGCAATATTACAATATGATTGAGAATAATAAAAAACAACCATCTGTTGCCATAACTAAGAAAATAGGTTCAATAATTGATGTTGAGTGA
- a CDS encoding N-acetylmuramoyl-L-alanine amidase, translating to MLLLDAAESTSSDGHTIIWHTFNPDSIDKGIQNALANTVGVIRGIIGRDNLGNPRVASQLGLSYRLVELGFITSKKDMDYIKNNLQSFTKAIAEDINGGEIGNDKLRPQAKPKPMPKPKPVSKPKLKPVAKTKWNWKGRFYPNAPKDGIVVRKQPGLKGATVGQNS from the coding sequence TTGTTACTGTTAGATGCTGCTGAATCAACTTCTAGTGATGGTCATACAATCATTTGGCACACATTTAATCCAGATAGCATTGATAAAGGTATTCAAAATGCATTGGCTAATACAGTAGGTGTGATTCGTGGTATTATAGGACGTGACAATTTAGGTAATCCGAGAGTCGCTTCACAATTAGGCTTGTCTTATAGATTAGTAGAACTAGGTTTCATCACAAGTAAAAAAGATATGGACTACATTAAAAATAACTTACAATCGTTCACTAAGGCAATTGCAGAAGACATTAACGGCGGGGAAATTGGTAATGATAAACTTAGGCCACAAGCTAAACCTAAACCAATGCCTAAGCCTAAACCAGTAAGCAAGCCGAAACTAAAACCAGTAGCAAAAACTAAATGGAATTGGAAAGGTCGATTTTATCCTAACGCGCCTAAAGATGGTATTGTTGTAAGAAAACAACCAGGATTAAAAGGTGCTACTGTAGGTCAAAACTCATAG
- a CDS encoding helix-turn-helix domain-containing protein: MPNKDLASKLRFYRKSKKLTQKDVADHLNITPQAYQRYESQTNTNEPNIDNLKKLSTLFDINLSELIDVKENDKEKFSLKDAEVLMFSDKEGWDELPEERKKEIMRELSDLADFYIEKDKRAKGKK, from the coding sequence ATGCCTAATAAAGATTTAGCGTCTAAATTAAGGTTTTATAGAAAGAGTAAAAAACTGACTCAAAAAGACGTAGCTGACCATCTAAATATAACTCCTCAAGCTTATCAACGTTATGAGTCTCAAACTAATACAAATGAGCCTAATATAGATAACTTAAAAAAGCTTAGCACTTTGTTTGATATTAATTTAAGTGAATTAATAGATGTAAAAGAAAATGATAAAGAAAAATTTTCATTAAAAGATGCAGAAGTATTAATGTTCTCTGATAAAGAAGGTTGGGATGAACTCCCAGAAGAACGCAAAAAAGAAATTATGAGAGAATTATCAGATCTTGCAGATTTTTATATCGAAAAAGATAAAAGAGCTAAAGGTAAGAAATAA
- a CDS encoding type I restriction endonuclease translates to MKMEKFTKELEELSTRIVNLKDKVSTEEATKTALILPFFQKLGYDVFNPLEFTPEYIADVGIKKGEKVDYAIMDSGNPTILIECKSVNEKLTNHDSQLFRYYGTSTSKFGILTNGIEYRFFTDLEEPNKMDSKPFLVFDLLNLKDNHVKEIYKFTKELFDIENISSSAYELKYVNLIKTYLTQELDNPSEEFVKVILSSVYEGVKTKTIIDRFSPTVRNTFNLLVNEKVTDKLNAALNNSSDNKIEVKSVEVTNENIKKEDLIVTTPEELEAYAIIKVILSDSIDTERVNYRDNRSYFNILIDDNIRKWLTRIYFTKNRNYLIINDDDKTTLEFATSIDILKHKEVLNDSIQKFI, encoded by the coding sequence ATAAAAATGGAGAAATTTACTAAAGAACTTGAAGAACTGTCTACAAGAATTGTTAATTTGAAAGATAAGGTTAGTACTGAGGAAGCAACCAAAACTGCACTGATTTTACCTTTCTTTCAAAAATTAGGATATGATGTTTTTAATCCACTAGAATTCACACCAGAATATATAGCAGATGTTGGAATTAAAAAAGGTGAAAAAGTTGACTACGCTATTATGGATAGTGGAAATCCCACAATTTTAATTGAATGCAAGTCGGTAAATGAAAAGTTAACAAATCACGATTCTCAACTGTTCAGATATTATGGTACGAGCACATCTAAATTTGGTATTTTAACAAATGGTATTGAATATAGATTTTTCACTGATTTAGAAGAACCAAATAAAATGGATTCAAAACCATTTTTAGTATTTGATTTACTCAATTTAAAAGACAACCATGTTAAGGAAATATATAAGTTTACAAAAGAATTATTTGATATTGAAAACATTTCAAGCTCTGCTTATGAATTAAAATATGTGAATTTAATTAAAACTTACCTAACTCAAGAATTAGATAACCCTTCTGAAGAGTTTGTGAAGGTAATATTGAGTTCAGTATATGAAGGTGTAAAAACAAAGACTATTATTGATCGATTTAGTCCGACTGTTAGAAATACATTTAATTTACTAGTTAATGAAAAGGTTACTGACAAACTTAACGCTGCATTAAACAATAGTTCAGATAATAAAATTGAAGTTAAGAGTGTTGAAGTGACTAACGAGAATATTAAAAAAGAAGATTTAATAGTTACTACTCCAGAAGAGTTGGAAGCATATGCAATTATTAAAGTTATTTTATCTGACTCAATTGACACGGAAAGAGTTAATTATAGAGATAATAGAAGTTATTTTAACATTTTAATTGACGACAATATCAGAAAATGGTTAACAAGAATTTACTTCACAAAAAATAGAAATTATTTAATAATTAACGATGATGATAAAACTACTTTAGAATTTGCAACATCTATTGATATTTTAAAACACAAAGAAGTCCTTAATGATAGTATTCAAAAATTTATTTAA